A portion of the Salmo trutta chromosome 1, fSalTru1.1, whole genome shotgun sequence genome contains these proteins:
- the LOC115198340 gene encoding cytochrome P450 2K1-like, with protein sequence MALMGGLLLQAPSTVTLLGAVLFLLVFYLFFSGSNSEEQGKEPPGPRPLPLLGNMLQLDLKRPYCTLCELSKKYGSIFTIHFGPKKVVVLAGYKTVKQALINQAEEFGDRDITPVFYEFNHGHGILFAKGNSWKEKRLFALTNLRDFGMGKKLSKEKILKEIHYLIEVYEKPEGKAFDTTQPVIYAVANLISAIVYGSRFEYTDQNLHLMHIK encoded by the exons ATGGCTCTTATGGGAGGTCTTCTCCTCCAGGCTCCCAGCACGGTGACACTGCTGGGGGCTGTGCTGTTTCTGCTGGTCTTCTACCTCTTCTTCTCTGGTTCCAACTCTGAGGAACAGGGGAAGGAGCCTCCAGGACCGAGGCCGCTGCCCCTGCTTGGTAACATGCTCCAGCTGGACCTCAAGAGGCCCTACTGCACTCTCTGCGAG CTCTCCAAGAAATATGGCTCCATCTTTACGATTCACTTTGGACCCAAGAAAGTAGTTGTTTTGGCAGGATACAAGACGGTCAAGCAGGCGCTGATAAACCAGGCAGAGGAATTTGGGGATAGGGACATCACGCCTGTGTTCTATGAGTTCAACCATGGACATG GGATTCTGTTTGCCAAAGGAAACTCATGGAAAGAGAAGAGGCTCTTTGCCCTGACAAACCTTAGAGACTTTGGGATGGGCAAGAAACTGAGCAAGGAGAAAATCTTAAAGGAAATTCACTACCTGATTGAAGTGTATGAAAAACCTGAGG GTAAGGCATTTGACACCACACAGCCTGTGATTTATGCCGTCGCCAACTTAATCTCGGCCATTGTCTATGGCAGCAGGTTTGAATACACTGACCAGAATCTGCATCTCATGCATATTAAATAA